A single window of Sulfitobacter sp. JL08 DNA harbors:
- a CDS encoding M81 family metallopeptidase has product MTLRILTAEISHETNTFNIRPTDLQDFRNRFLLDGASAVAARGAANTELAGVLDTGRRYGWDVTHVISAAAGPGGRVTDDAFDHICAPLMRAAETGAWDGILLMLHGAMVTASFEDGDGEILRRLRAIPGPDLPVAVTLDPHANVSTAMCALAQILVSYTTYPHVDFRATGRRAAEVLNRTIHGEIQPQTPRVHRPMLEEANGGRTDIGPMIERHAMARAFEARAGVYAVSINGAFPNADIAEVGPTVLVTAEIGLTQAQDIGEEIADDIWQRRDERLNTYLDVAEAAEVARVWKTGSGP; this is encoded by the coding sequence GCACGAAACGAACACGTTCAACATCCGGCCCACGGACCTTCAGGATTTTCGCAACCGGTTCCTGCTGGACGGGGCGTCTGCCGTTGCGGCGCGTGGCGCGGCGAACACAGAACTGGCCGGAGTGCTGGATACCGGCCGCCGCTACGGCTGGGACGTGACGCACGTGATCAGTGCCGCCGCCGGCCCCGGCGGGCGCGTGACGGACGATGCATTCGATCACATCTGCGCGCCCCTGATGCGAGCCGCCGAAACAGGCGCATGGGATGGCATCCTGCTGATGCTGCACGGCGCAATGGTCACCGCATCCTTCGAGGATGGCGATGGCGAAATCCTGCGGCGGCTGCGCGCCATCCCCGGCCCCGATTTGCCCGTTGCCGTCACGCTGGACCCGCATGCCAATGTCAGCACGGCAATGTGCGCGCTGGCGCAGATTCTGGTGTCTTACACCACCTATCCGCATGTTGATTTTCGCGCCACGGGCCGGCGGGCGGCGGAAGTGCTGAACCGGACAATACATGGCGAAATCCAGCCCCAAACCCCGCGGGTGCACCGCCCCATGCTGGAAGAGGCGAATGGCGGGCGGACCGATATCGGGCCGATGATTGAACGCCACGCCATGGCGCGCGCTTTCGAGGCGCGCGCGGGCGTTTATGCCGTCAGCATCAATGGCGCGTTTCCCAATGCGGATATCGCCGAAGTCGGCCCAACCGTTCTGGTGACTGCCGAAATCGGGCTGACGCAAGCGCAAGACATCGGAGAAGAGATTGCCGATGATATCTGGCAGCGTCGCGATGAACGACTGAATACCTATCTGGACGTGGCCGAAGCAGCCGAGGTTGCGCGCGTCTGGAAAACCGGCAGCGGCCCGTAG